DNA from Candidatus Methylomirabilota bacterium:
CCACAATAGCGCCGCGAACCGCGGGTGCCGGCCCCCGGTGTCGACCGATCGCTACAGCCTCGAAAACAGCGCTTCGGCCAGCGTGAACTCGAACGTCCGCGGTGCACCGCCGACGCGGGAAGGGATCGGCTCGAACCGGAGCCGGGACCGCGGTGTCTAACCGGCTGACAGTCGTCCCCGCGATGCGTGGAGCGACGGCCGGGAAGGCCACCGGGGAACGGACTGGAACCCCCGCACAAGGAGGATGCCGCATGATTCGGTCTCGGCAAGCTCGTCTGCTCCGTGTCGTGGTCCTCTCCGCGTTCGTCGTCGTGGGGCTGGGGGCCAGCACCGGCTTCGCGGCCGACGTCACCACGCCGTTCGCCGGCAAGGCCGTCAACGGCGGGACGGTCACCCATGAACACCAGCGGGGAAAGCACGTCCTCACGGTGTCCAGTGACTTCAAGGTTCCCGGCTCGCCCGATCCGCACTGGCAGGTCATCGACAGCCAGGGCAACACGTACCTGCTCAACCGGCTCACCCTGAAGGACGACAAGGTCAACCGCTCGATCACGTTGCCGACCTACGTCCGCGACATCGCGAAGGTCCAGATGTGGTGCGCCTGGGCCGAGGTCGTGCTCGGCGAGGCGTCGTTCGCCAAGCCGGTGGCGATGAAGTAGCGCGCACATGGCCGGGCTGCCGGCCCGCCGCCCCCGCGGGTTTCTCGCTCGGGGCGCGGCCGGTCGGCGGACCCGCGGACCCACCCACTGACCCGAGGAGGACGATGACCATGAAGTGGCTCACGAGCGTGGCGGCAGCAGCGATGGCGATGGCGGTGGTGGCGACGGCAGAGGCCCAGGTCGTCGACAAGAAGGGCCTGACGCTGGAGGGCGCGCGGCAGATCATCGCCACGGCAATCGGCGAGGCCCGGCGTCTCAACGCGCCCGGCGGGGTCATCGCCGTCGTCGACGACGGTGGCAACCTTATGGCGCTGGAACGGCTGGACGGGACGTTCGCCGCCGGGGCGAACATCTCGATCGGCAAGGCCCGCACGGCGGCGATCTTCAAGCGTCCGACCCGGGCCTTCGAGGACATCATCAAGAACGGCCGGACGGCCATGGTGGCCCTGGCCGACTTCACCCCGCTGCAGGGCGGCCTGCCCCTCGTGGTGGGGGAGCAGGTCGTCGGGGGGATCGGGGTGAGCGGAGCGGCCAGCGCCCAGCAGGACGAGGAGATCGCGCTGGCCGGGGCCGCCGCCGCCAGGACGCTGAAGACGGCGATGGCGGATGCGGCGGCGCCGCCGAAGGCTACCTTCATCGATGCCCGGACCGTAGCAGCCGGCTTCGAGAAGGGCGCGGTGCTGGTGAACACGGGCAGCTACATGGTCCACGCCAGCCACCGCGAGATGGATGGCGTCGCCGAGATCCACAGGCTGGACACCGACCTCATCTACGTCCTGGAAGGCGCCGCCACCTTCGTGACCGGCGGCAGCGTCCCCGACGCGAAGGTGACCGAGCCCAGCGAGCTGCGCGGGTCCGCCATCGTCGGCGGGGAGAGCCGTCGGGTGGTGAAGGGCGACGTCATCGTGGTGCCGGCCGGCGTCCCCCACATGTTCACCGAGGTGCAGGGGCCACTGAACTATTACGTGGTGAAGGTCCGATGAGGGCCCTGTGCGGAGCCATCGCGGTCCTCGTCCTGGTGGGAGGCCCGTCGGGGGCGGCGGGCCAGATCACCGCGGATGCGCCCGGGGGCCGGCCCACCGCGATCATCGACCTGGCGACGGACGCGGGCCTGAGCCTGGTCAAGGGGCAGTGGCGGTACAGCGACGTCAGGATCGTGGACGTTGAGCACCGGGCCCCCGGTCCCGACCTGCGGCCGTCCGGCCCGCCCAACCGGACCCGGGACATCACCCCCCACGCCGGCGCCGCCGACTTCGACGACTCGGCGTGGGTGGTGCTGCCCGCCTCCGAGCTCCAGGCCCGCAAGGGGAACGGCCGCCTGAGCTTCGCCTGGTATCGCATCAACGTCAGCATCCCCGACCGGATCGGATCGTTCGATCCCACCGGCGCGACGGCCGTCTTCGAGATCGTCGTCGACGACTACGCGGAAGTGTGGGTCAACGGCCGGCTGCCGATCGTCCTGGGCCAGACAGGAGGTTCCCTGGTCAAGGGCTTCAACGCTCCCAACCGGGTGGTGCTCGGTCGTGACGTCCGCCCGGGCCAGCAGTTCCAGCTCGCGGTGTTCGGCATGAACGGCCCCGTGTCCAGCCCGCCGGGAAACTTCATCTGGGTGCGCTCGGCCACGCTCGACTTCTACACGCCCGGGGACGCGAGTCGAGTGCTCGCGGTCCCCACGGAGATCGTCCGCGGGGATCCCGGACTGGACGACATCATTCCCGCCGGGGCCCGCATCGAGAAGCTGGCCGACGGGTTCCTCTTCACCGAGGGGCCGGTCTGGGTGCCGCGAACGGCCAGCACCGAGGGCTATCTTCTCTTCAGCGATCCCAACGCCAACACGATCTACCGGTGGTCGCCCGACGGGCAGGTGTCGGTGTTCCGGACCAAGAGCGGCTACGCCGGGATCGACGTGGGCCGGTACGGGCAGCCCGGGTCGAACGGCCTCGCCCTCGACCGCGAGGGTCGGCTCACGATCAACGAGCACGGCAATCGCCGCGTCGTACGCCTCGAGCGAACCGGGGCGCTGACCGTCCTGGCCGACCGCTACCAGGGCAAGCGGCTCAACAGCCCGAACGACCTGGTCTACCGATCCGATGGCGCCCTGTTCTTCACCGATCCCCCGTTCGGGCTGCCGAAGTTCTTCGACGATCCGGCCAGGGAGCTGCCGTTCAGCGGAGTCTTCTGCCTGATCGACGGCGAGCTGAAGCTCATCGCCAGCGAGCTGGCCGGCCCCAACGGCCTGGCCCTCTCGCCCGACGAGCGCTACCTTTACGTCGGCAACTGGGACCCCCGGCGCAAGGTCGTGATGCGGTACGAGGTCCGGCCCGACGGGTCCCTGGCCGGCGGTCGCGTCTTCTTCGACATGACCGGCGCCCCCGGGGACGACGCCCTCGATGGGGTCAAGGTCGACCAGCGCGGCAACGTCTACGTCTCGGGGCCGGGCGGGCTCTGGATCCTCTCTCCGGACGGCACGCATCTGGGCACGCTCAAGGGTCCCGAGCATCCGCACAACATGGCGTGGGGTGACGACGACGCGCGCACGCTCTACCTGACCGCGCAGACGGGCCTCTATCGGGTCCGGCTGGGCGTGTCCGGCGCCCGGCGCTGAGCGGAGGCGATATGCCGAGCCGAAACCAGACCCTGATCGGCTGTAGCGAGCTGATCGTCGCCGCCCTGGTGGCGGCGCGGGGCAG
Protein-coding regions in this window:
- a CDS encoding heme-binding protein, whose translation is MKWLTSVAAAAMAMAVVATAEAQVVDKKGLTLEGARQIIATAIGEARRLNAPGGVIAVVDDGGNLMALERLDGTFAAGANISIGKARTAAIFKRPTRAFEDIIKNGRTAMVALADFTPLQGGLPLVVGEQVVGGIGVSGAASAQQDEEIALAGAAAARTLKTAMADAAAPPKATFIDARTVAAGFEKGAVLVNTGSYMVHASHREMDGVAEIHRLDTDLIYVLEGAATFVTGGSVPDAKVTEPSELRGSAIVGGESRRVVKGDVIVVPAGVPHMFTEVQGPLNYYVVKVR
- a CDS encoding SMP-30/gluconolactonase/LRE family protein yields the protein MRALCGAIAVLVLVGGPSGAAGQITADAPGGRPTAIIDLATDAGLSLVKGQWRYSDVRIVDVEHRAPGPDLRPSGPPNRTRDITPHAGAADFDDSAWVVLPASELQARKGNGRLSFAWYRINVSIPDRIGSFDPTGATAVFEIVVDDYAEVWVNGRLPIVLGQTGGSLVKGFNAPNRVVLGRDVRPGQQFQLAVFGMNGPVSSPPGNFIWVRSATLDFYTPGDASRVLAVPTEIVRGDPGLDDIIPAGARIEKLADGFLFTEGPVWVPRTASTEGYLLFSDPNANTIYRWSPDGQVSVFRTKSGYAGIDVGRYGQPGSNGLALDREGRLTINEHGNRRVVRLERTGALTVLADRYQGKRLNSPNDLVYRSDGALFFTDPPFGLPKFFDDPARELPFSGVFCLIDGELKLIASELAGPNGLALSPDERYLYVGNWDPRRKVVMRYEVRPDGSLAGGRVFFDMTGAPGDDALDGVKVDQRGNVYVSGPGGLWILSPDGTHLGTLKGPEHPHNMAWGDDDARTLYLTAQTGLYRVRLGVSGARR